One window of the Dreissena polymorpha isolate Duluth1 chromosome 5, UMN_Dpol_1.0, whole genome shotgun sequence genome contains the following:
- the LOC127832409 gene encoding coiled-coil domain-containing protein 63-like, with protein MPRPRSAGSDNIDDDTEGLAEQELFKLQRQYRIMEGDRAAYTEESQNIIRKQKGEIGQLESEKQELLKELRLAESRSNQVMDEDHTDTLVTLADAKEDYDKEIEDEKKKATELDAKIREWERKMKQQHRNMGGVHMSSQHTVQTQKTLRTLENRLDQSKRKFNTILTDNARMRDEIESLRVERTRFDQLYKKLDKELTSLRRQKGQLIEESTQAYDSRDDAQQKMIILKEKADKDLQQHNTEMKELLRIIDHDRNLRGFMGIKGQERQEDPQLVIWRQRKEAMEAERKKESQEDSVETFEAAFERIKEMTGLEELDELVRRFIEVEDKNFALFNFVNEQNNEIEQLNEDIDEIRNEIEKFKLQGIELEDQRKKILKELDEKQTSSSKEADEYEKKCTEISKIIDQLKQGIESLFGKINCDRAAIDDMLGAAHGVTDGNMIQYLGIIEQRTNELLAIQNYVASKDLDRYEKGPSLIGEGPAAPAPSLPIIPPSVGDEYDSDGSDGSEDDARPMTRNELQKRVMKTVKKRESAARKEGFRYDLTTTQKKGKKDKK; from the exons ATGCCACGTCCGAGGTCAGCTGGGTCGGATAACATTGATGATGACACGGAGGGGTTGGCTGAACAGGAGCTGTTCAAGCTGCAGCGTCAGTACCGGATCATGGAAGGCGACCGGGCTGCATACACAGAGGAGTCCCAGAACATTATCCGTAAACAAAA AGGTGAGATCGGCCAATTGGAGTCTGAGAAGCAGGAATTGCTGAAGGAACTGCGTCTAGCGGAGAGTCGCAGTAACCAGGTGATGGATGAGGATCATACAGACACCCTCGTCACACTGGCTGATGCTAAAG AGGATTATGATAAAGAGATCGAAGATGAGAAGAAGAAAGCCACAGAGCTTGATGCAAAGATTCGTGAGTGGGAACGTAAGATGAAGCAGCAGCATCGTAACATGGGTGGAGTGCACATGAGCTCTCAGCACACCGTACAGACTCAGAAGACACTGCGTACACTGGAGAACAGGCTCGATCAG TCTAAGCGTAAGTTCAACACGATCCTGACGGATAATGCGCGCATGAGAGACGAAATCGAAAGCCTGCGCGTTGAGAGGACGCGCTTTGATCAACTCTACAAGAAACTGGACAAGGAGCTCACGTCTCTACGCAGACAGAAGGGTCAGTTGATAGaggagtccacacaggcttatgacTCCAG AGATGACGCTCAGCAGAAGATGATCATCCTGAAGGAGAAGGCAGACAAGGACTTGCAGCAGCACAACACAGAGATGAAGGAGCTGCTACGTATCATCGACCACGACCGCAACCTGAGGGGATTCATGGGAATTAAGGGGCAGGAGAGGCAGGAGGACCCGCAGCTGGTCATCTGGAGGCAGAGGAAGG AGGCTATGGAAGCTGAGCGAAAGAAGGAGAGCCAGGAGGACTCTGTGGAGACGTTTGAGGCAGCGTTTGAGCGCATCAAGGAGATGACTGGCCTGGAGGAGCTGGATGAGCTTGTCAGGAG GTTTATTGAGGTCGAGGACAAGAACTTTGCCCTGTTTAACTTTGTGAATGAACAGAATAATGAGATTGAACAACTGAATGAAGACATTGATGAG ATCCGTAATGAGATAGAGAAGTTCAAGCTGCAGGGCATTGAGCTGGAAGATCAGAGAAAGAAGATCCTGAAAGAGCTCGATGAGAAACAGACGTCATCGTCCAAGGAGGCAGATGAATATGAGAAGAAATGTACAGAGATCTCCAAGATTATCGACCAGCTTAAACAAG GCATTGAATCTTTATTCGGCAAAATCAACTGTGACCGGGCAGCCATTGATGACATGCTGGGTGCAGCCCATGGTGTTACAGACGGCAATATGATACAGTACCTCGGTATCATTGAACAGAGAACCAATGAACTGCTTGCTATTCAAAACTACGTTGCATCAAAG GACTTGGACCGATATGAGAAGGGCCCCAGCCTGATTGGTGAAGGTCCCGCTGCACCGGCTCCCAGCCTGCCCATTATCCCTCCATCAGTAGG TGATGAATATGACAGCGATGGTTCCGATGGAAGTGAAGATGACGCCAGACCGATGACCCGAAACGAGCTCCAGAAACGTGTCATGAAAACCGTGAAGAAACGGGAATCTGCAGCACGAAAAGAGGGCTTCCGGTACGATCTGACCACCACACAGAAAAAAGGGAAGAAAGATAAAAAATGA